The Cryobacterium sp. SO1 genomic sequence GCTGATGGCCACTCCCCCGCGCTTCCACTGGTATGCCAGAACGACCGGCGCGGGCGCCCACGCACCGGCCGTCGCGGTGAGAGTCTGGCCCACCCTGGCAGCTCCGGAAACCGTTGGGGTGGGCGTGGCGGTCAGCGTTCCGTACTTGGCGAAGTTTTGCACCGAGTAGCCGGCCCCGTTGGCGGCCACGAAATAGCCGACCCCGATATCCGTGTGGGCGGCCATGATGTTGGCGTAGTGACCGGGGGAGGCCAGCCAGGCCGGCACCACCGTCGCTGAGGTGTAGCCCAGGGCTATATTCTCGGCGGCCATCGTCCACCCCGTCGGGTACTGCGCGGTGTAGTTCGGGTTGTGCTTGTAGCCGTCGGCGGCCATCTTCACCGCCCAGGCCTGGGCCACGGTGTCCAGGGCGGCGTTACGTTTCAACGCCGGGAGGCCCTTCTTCGCACGGGCGGCGTTGGTCTGCGACACGATCGTCGCGGTGTCACTTTCGGCCGCGAACGCGGGCAGAGCGCCCGCTCCCAGACTGAGCCCGACGATCAGGGTCAGGGTTGCGTAGAGTCGTCGCCTGGCTCGGCTTCGCACCGCTGAAGAGTGCAC encodes the following:
- a CDS encoding CAP domain-containing protein, which gives rise to MNNSVHSSAVRSRARRRLYATLTLIVGLSLGAGALPAFAAESDTATIVSQTNAARAKKGLPALKRNAALDTVAQAWAVKMAADGYKHNPNYTAQYPTGWTMAAENIALGYTSATVVPAWLASPGHYANIMAAHTDIGVGYFVAANGAGYSVQNFAKYGTLTATPTPTVSGAARVGQTLTATAGAWAPAPVVLAYQWKRGGVAISGATGRTYAVVTGDRATPLTVTVTGKKTGYTSVAKTSAATALVVDNLTATPVPRITGTARVGQTLTATPGTWSPAPVTLSYQWRRAGVVIPGATGRAFVVRSTDLGSTLTVTVVGKKTSYVSVAKQSPATAKVAAK